One window of the Niallia circulans genome contains the following:
- a CDS encoding glycoside hydrolase family 65 protein, which produces MTNKRLFEINSWKLISNKLEKKEKRLQESLTSIGNGYMGMRGNFEEGYSGDFHQGTYIAGVWFPDKTRVGWWKNGYPQYFGKVINALNFIGVDIYVDGTKVDLYKENIIDFHLELDMKEGVLRRSFILQKGESQIKFEFERFLSIVAKEVCAIDIKVTTLTGAHKIELVPYLDGDVTNEDSNYEEKFWEETGRKVEANAANLIMKTVDNPFGTPRFAVSASMANTINHLEVTSYNEKPMYVANAYNNKLKQGDTIHLQKYVAVSTSRDWEEERLGAVSDLLAKQAKEKGYDSLKEEHIAAWAARWEKADVQIDGDEEAQQGIRFNIFQLFSTYYGDDARLNVGPKGFTGEKYGGATYWDTEAYIVPMYLAVAEPKVTEQLLRYRRQQLPGAEHNAKQQGLKGALYPMVTFTGVECHNEWEITFEEIHRNGAIAHAIFNYTTYTGDETYALNEGLDVLVGISRFWADRVHYSKKNDQYMIHGVTGPNEYENNVNNNWYTNKIATWTLRYTLELLEKTTSKRKIDLNIGKSELAKWQEIIDKMYFPVDEELGIFVQHDTFLDKDLRTVDTLLKEERPLNQNWSWDKILRSCFIKQADVLQGMYFLNHEFSLEEKKRNFDFYEPMTVHESSLSPCVHSILAAEIGLEEKAYEMYQRTARLDLDNYNNDTEDGLHITSMSGSWLAIVHGFAGMRTAAGTLSFAPFVPKGWNSYTFTINYRNRLIRVTTTSEEVKLELLSGSSLKMQLYGKDILLEKEFVGKK; this is translated from the coding sequence ATGACAAATAAGCGTCTTTTCGAAATAAACAGCTGGAAATTAATATCAAATAAGTTGGAAAAAAAAGAAAAGCGACTGCAGGAAAGTCTAACCTCCATCGGAAATGGTTATATGGGGATGCGTGGTAACTTTGAAGAAGGATACTCAGGGGATTTCCATCAAGGTACGTATATTGCAGGTGTATGGTTTCCTGATAAAACAAGGGTTGGCTGGTGGAAAAATGGCTATCCTCAATATTTTGGCAAAGTGATCAATGCGCTGAACTTCATTGGTGTAGATATTTATGTAGACGGTACCAAAGTAGATTTGTATAAGGAAAACATTATTGATTTTCACCTAGAGCTCGATATGAAGGAAGGCGTTTTAAGAAGAAGCTTCATCCTCCAAAAAGGAGAAAGTCAAATCAAGTTTGAGTTTGAACGCTTTTTAAGTATTGTTGCAAAAGAAGTTTGTGCAATAGATATAAAGGTAACAACGCTAACAGGAGCGCATAAGATTGAATTGGTTCCATATTTAGATGGTGATGTGACTAATGAAGATTCCAACTATGAAGAAAAATTCTGGGAAGAGACTGGCAGAAAAGTAGAAGCTAATGCTGCCAATCTAATAATGAAAACGGTTGATAATCCTTTTGGAACACCAAGATTTGCAGTATCTGCTTCGATGGCAAATACCATTAATCATCTAGAAGTAACTTCTTACAATGAAAAGCCAATGTATGTTGCTAATGCATATAACAATAAGCTTAAACAAGGAGATACAATCCACCTCCAGAAATATGTGGCAGTTTCGACCTCTCGCGATTGGGAAGAAGAAAGATTAGGGGCTGTTTCTGACTTGTTAGCAAAACAAGCGAAAGAAAAAGGATATGATTCCTTAAAAGAAGAACATATTGCTGCATGGGCAGCCCGCTGGGAAAAGGCGGATGTTCAAATTGATGGGGATGAAGAAGCACAGCAGGGGATCCGATTCAATATTTTCCAATTATTCTCTACGTACTATGGGGACGATGCGCGTCTCAATGTAGGGCCAAAAGGTTTTACAGGAGAAAAATATGGTGGAGCAACCTACTGGGATACAGAAGCATATATCGTTCCAATGTATTTGGCAGTAGCAGAGCCTAAAGTAACAGAGCAGCTATTACGCTATCGTCGCCAACAGCTGCCAGGTGCGGAGCATAATGCCAAACAGCAGGGACTGAAAGGTGCATTATATCCGATGGTAACCTTCACAGGGGTAGAATGCCATAATGAGTGGGAGATTACCTTTGAAGAAATTCATCGTAACGGTGCCATTGCCCACGCCATTTTTAATTACACAACGTACACAGGTGACGAAACCTATGCACTAAATGAAGGATTAGATGTGTTAGTCGGAATCAGTCGCTTTTGGGCAGATCGCGTACATTATTCGAAAAAAAATGATCAATACATGATACATGGAGTAACAGGACCAAATGAATATGAGAATAACGTGAATAACAATTGGTATACGAATAAGATTGCGACGTGGACATTAAGATATACTTTAGAATTACTTGAAAAAACAACTTCAAAAAGAAAAATAGATTTAAATATTGGCAAAAGTGAATTAGCAAAATGGCAAGAAATCATTGACAAGATGTATTTCCCAGTAGATGAGGAATTGGGAATCTTTGTTCAGCACGATACATTCCTTGATAAAGACTTAAGAACCGTAGATACCCTTTTAAAAGAAGAGAGACCACTTAATCAAAATTGGTCTTGGGATAAAATCTTACGTTCTTGTTTCATTAAGCAGGCAGATGTTTTACAAGGGATGTATTTCTTAAATCATGAATTTAGCTTAGAAGAGAAAAAGCGCAACTTTGATTTTTATGAGCCAATGACTGTCCATGAATCAAGTCTTTCCCCTTGCGTCCATTCTATTTTAGCAGCAGAGATCGGGCTGGAGGAAAAGGCATATGAGATGTATCAGCGCACGGCAAGATTAGACCTTGATAATTATAATAACGATACAGAAGATGGATTGCATATAACTAGTATGTCAGGAAGCTGGCTGGCTATTGTCCATGGCTTTGCTGGAATGCGCACAGCAGCAGGAACTCTTTCCTTTGCACCATTTG
- a CDS encoding DUF1189 family protein, which yields MKKSEPFLMQYFKSIITPTNVFKGKNLLTWPKMIFLFIFLIACMMMPTSIQMAKLTNFPFEFLFPQTAELITDDFAKSLSSKQVKNGKLVGIDSQYAEETGGNVIAIDKDNKYQMTGEDQTIGIKGYANAVVFKEDYAVIAEENGFGFQLYYPMNEEKYPFKIENKEDVLQYIGTLWYVQNKAYLLPILLLLLAGVYTAMNVVQFLFMSLVLWLTKKSNITDIRTFKEAATIVLNAAGLPTILAVIYGFIQFDVATFIMIQGLGTVLMIAFAFFRTGFKEKRLKIDSDKA from the coding sequence ATGAAGAAGTCGGAACCATTTTTGATGCAATATTTCAAGTCTATTATTACACCGACAAATGTATTTAAGGGTAAGAATCTATTAACATGGCCGAAAATGATTTTCCTTTTTATTTTCTTAATTGCATGTATGATGATGCCAACCTCTATTCAAATGGCAAAACTAACAAATTTCCCATTTGAGTTTTTGTTTCCACAAACAGCTGAATTAATTACAGATGATTTTGCTAAGTCATTGTCTTCAAAACAAGTGAAAAACGGCAAGTTAGTGGGAATAGACAGTCAATATGCAGAAGAGACAGGCGGAAATGTGATTGCGATTGATAAGGACAATAAATATCAGATGACTGGAGAAGATCAGACAATTGGTATTAAAGGATATGCAAATGCCGTTGTTTTTAAAGAAGACTATGCTGTAATTGCCGAAGAAAATGGGTTTGGGTTTCAATTGTATTACCCAATGAATGAGGAGAAATATCCTTTCAAAATAGAAAACAAGGAAGATGTCCTGCAATATATCGGAACATTATGGTATGTACAGAACAAAGCGTACCTTCTGCCAATCCTGTTACTATTACTAGCAGGTGTTTATACAGCGATGAATGTAGTGCAATTTCTATTTATGTCACTCGTATTATGGCTGACAAAGAAATCCAATATTACCGATATAAGAACCTTTAAAGAGGCAGCAACCATTGTCCTGAATGCAGCAGGACTACCAACCATATTAGCTGTAATCTATGGATTTATTCAATTTGATGTTGCAACCTTCATCATGATACAAGGACTTGGAACGGTATTAATGATTGCATTTGCTTTTTTTAGAACAGGATTTAAAGAAAAAAGACTAAAGATAGATTCAGATAAAGCATAG